In Limosilactobacillus sp. WILCCON 0051, a single window of DNA contains:
- the nadE gene encoding ammonia-dependent NAD(+) synthetase, whose translation MRKLQEEIINTLAVTPSIDPAIEVKRRVEFLKDYLKKTGLKTLVLGISGGQDSSLAGRLSQLAVESLRAETADDAYRFIAVRLPYGEQADEADAMLSINEFIKPDQTMRVNIKPAVDAMVAAVEQNGLQISDFNKGNVKARERMIAQYAIAGEFRGAVVGTDHAAEAVTGFYTKFGDGGADITPLSQLDKRQGRQLLEYLKAPKVLYEKTPTADLEEDRPALPDEKALGVTYQAIDDYLEGKPVSDQAAAKIEDWYLKTKHKRHLPVSPLDTWWKD comes from the coding sequence ATGCGCAAGCTGCAAGAAGAAATCATTAATACCTTGGCCGTAACGCCATCAATTGATCCGGCAATCGAGGTCAAGCGGCGCGTTGAATTTTTAAAGGACTATCTGAAGAAGACTGGATTAAAAACACTGGTGCTGGGTATCTCCGGTGGTCAGGATTCGAGCTTGGCGGGACGGCTTTCACAGTTGGCAGTTGAAAGCCTGCGAGCAGAAACTGCAGACGATGCCTATCGTTTTATTGCCGTCCGGCTGCCTTATGGCGAACAGGCCGATGAAGCTGATGCAATGCTTTCGATCAATGAATTCATCAAGCCTGATCAGACCATGCGCGTTAACATCAAACCAGCCGTTGATGCCATGGTTGCTGCGGTTGAACAAAACGGGCTGCAGATCAGTGACTTTAACAAAGGCAACGTCAAGGCTCGGGAGCGAATGATCGCCCAGTATGCGATTGCCGGTGAGTTCCGCGGGGCAGTCGTTGGTACTGATCATGCCGCTGAAGCAGTTACTGGTTTTTACACAAAGTTTGGCGATGGCGGGGCTGACATCACGCCACTGTCACAGCTGGATAAGCGCCAGGGCCGTCAGCTTTTGGAATATCTAAAGGCGCCCAAAGTACTTTATGAAAAAACACCGACTGCTGATCTGGAAGAAGATCGGCCAGCCCTGCCTGATGAAAAAGCATTAGGCGTTACCTATCAAGCAATTGATGACTATCTGGAAGGCAAGCCGGTTTCCGATCAAGCCGCCGCTAAAATTGAGGACTGGTATCTTAAAACCAAGCACAAGCGTCACCTGCCAGTCAGTCCATTGGATACCTGGTGGAAAGATTAG
- a CDS encoding Tex family protein, whose product MEKNDLKLMSQQLPELSDRQIEAALSLLEEGNTIPFIARYRKEATGSLDEVQLQGIQEQWHRVKNLRDRQQTVIKAIEEQGKLTPALRMQIENATELNVVEDLYLPYKKKRRTKAQIAREQGLQPLANWIFMAKGNDLDGKAAEFISQDVPDVQAALEGANEILAETISESSTIRAWLRNYTKQHGELIATVKKDGQELDSEGVYQQYYDFSAPLSAMNSYRVLAINRGEKAKVLSIKILADEQIVQNYLNFRLVKKGSAQNAAEFVKNAAAEAYKRFLGPAIERELRRELTDQANEQAIKVFGENLYHLLMQAPIKGKVVLGFDPAYRTGCKLAVLDQNGKLLKVAVIYPHKPAPENQRQQAEGQLLQLIEDYQVEMIAIGNGTASRESERFVAQTIKKIKRPVYYVIVNESGASVYSASQDARDEFPDLTVEKRSAISIGRRLQDPLAELVKISPEAIGVGQYQHDLPKTALKVELDAVVERAVNRVGVNLNTASYQLLAHIAGLNATLAKNIVRYRNENGRFTSRMQLKSVPRLGPKAFQQAVGFLRIVDGDEPLDNTDIHPESYAIARQLLQAAGITSELGSSTAAQRLRQLDIKRFVSEKVGLATLKDIIASLCEPGRDLRDSLPAPLLRQDVLTIEDLKPGMQLQGTVRNVVDFGAFVDVGIKHDGLVHVSHLTKRFIKDPRQVVAVGDIVDVWVLSVDLKRQRVQLTMVQPNE is encoded by the coding sequence ATGGAAAAAAATGATCTTAAATTAATGAGCCAGCAGCTGCCAGAATTAAGCGACCGGCAGATTGAAGCCGCTTTGAGTCTTTTGGAAGAGGGCAATACGATTCCATTCATTGCTCGTTATCGAAAAGAGGCAACCGGCAGCCTGGATGAGGTTCAGCTGCAGGGAATTCAAGAGCAGTGGCATCGGGTAAAGAATCTGCGTGATCGTCAGCAGACCGTGATCAAAGCAATCGAGGAACAAGGCAAGCTGACCCCGGCTTTAAGAATGCAGATTGAAAATGCTACCGAGCTGAATGTTGTTGAAGACCTGTACCTGCCTTATAAGAAAAAACGCCGTACCAAGGCACAGATTGCTCGTGAACAGGGCCTGCAGCCGCTTGCGAACTGGATCTTTATGGCTAAAGGAAATGATCTGGACGGCAAGGCTGCTGAATTTATCAGCCAAGACGTTCCTGATGTTCAGGCAGCTTTGGAGGGGGCCAATGAGATTCTGGCCGAAACGATCAGTGAAAGCAGTACGATTCGCGCTTGGCTGCGCAACTATACCAAGCAGCATGGCGAACTGATCGCGACGGTTAAAAAAGACGGTCAGGAACTTGATTCAGAGGGCGTCTATCAGCAATATTATGACTTTTCCGCGCCTTTATCGGCAATGAATTCCTATCGCGTCTTAGCCATTAATCGTGGGGAAAAAGCTAAGGTCTTAAGCATTAAGATTCTTGCCGATGAGCAGATCGTCCAGAATTATCTGAATTTCCGGCTGGTCAAAAAAGGCAGTGCTCAAAACGCTGCCGAGTTTGTCAAAAACGCGGCTGCCGAAGCCTACAAGCGTTTCTTGGGACCAGCAATCGAGCGGGAATTGCGGCGCGAACTGACTGACCAGGCTAATGAGCAGGCAATCAAGGTTTTTGGTGAAAATCTCTATCATTTGCTGATGCAGGCCCCAATCAAAGGCAAGGTGGTTTTGGGCTTTGATCCGGCATATCGGACGGGCTGCAAGCTGGCGGTTCTGGATCAAAATGGCAAGCTGCTCAAAGTGGCCGTTATCTACCCGCACAAGCCGGCACCAGAAAATCAGCGTCAGCAAGCAGAAGGACAGCTGCTGCAGCTGATTGAGGACTACCAGGTTGAGATGATTGCAATCGGTAATGGGACGGCCAGTCGTGAGTCAGAACGCTTTGTGGCGCAAACAATCAAAAAAATCAAGCGCCCCGTTTATTATGTAATCGTTAATGAATCGGGCGCGTCAGTCTATTCAGCCAGTCAAGACGCGCGTGACGAATTCCCAGATTTGACGGTGGAAAAACGCAGTGCCATCAGTATTGGCCGGCGTCTCCAAGATCCATTGGCCGAGCTGGTAAAGATCAGTCCAGAAGCCATTGGCGTTGGTCAGTATCAGCATGATCTGCCTAAGACGGCACTGAAAGTTGAACTGGATGCCGTTGTTGAACGGGCCGTCAATCGGGTCGGCGTTAATCTCAATACGGCCAGTTATCAGCTGTTGGCACACATTGCCGGGCTGAATGCCACGCTGGCAAAAAACATCGTACGATATCGCAATGAAAATGGCCGCTTTACCAGCCGCATGCAGCTAAAATCGGTTCCCCGCCTAGGACCCAAAGCTTTTCAGCAGGCGGTGGGCTTTTTGCGAATCGTGGATGGCGATGAGCCGTTGGATAACACTGATATTCACCCGGAAAGCTATGCAATTGCTCGTCAGTTGCTGCAGGCAGCCGGCATAACCAGTGAACTGGGCTCATCGACTGCTGCTCAGCGGCTGCGGCAGTTGGATATCAAACGGTTCGTCAGTGAAAAAGTCGGCCTGGCAACGCTTAAAGATATCATTGCCTCGCTTTGTGAGCCAGGACGAGATCTGCGTGACTCGTTGCCAGCACCGCTTTTGCGTCAAGACGTTTTGACGATTGAGGATCTAAAGCCAGGGATGCAGCTGCAGGGGACGGTTCGCAACGTCGTAGATTTCGGTGCCTTTGTTGATGTCGGTATCAAGCATGATGGGCTGGTTCACGTCTCGCATCTGACCAAGAGGTTCATTAAGGACCCGCGTCAGGTCGTAGCAGTCGGCGATATCGTTGACGTCTGGGTGCTGAGCGTAGACTTAAAGCGCCAGCGCGTACAGCTGACGATGGTTCAGCCAAATGAGTGA
- a CDS encoding SprT family protein: MTDEELQRLTQTWSLQAFQRPFKHRIWFNRRLKTTGGRYHLKDHHIDINPLMYEEFDLANLRGVVLHELCHYHLHLAGHDCHHTSEFKALLKRVGGLRYAPAVRQTEQRFKWLYQCSGCGIRIGRMRRFDVQRFVCRRCGSHFELLNKK; encoded by the coding sequence ATGACTGACGAAGAGCTGCAGCGATTGACTCAGACCTGGTCGCTGCAGGCATTTCAGCGACCATTTAAGCACCGGATCTGGTTTAACCGTCGCTTAAAGACTACCGGCGGCCGTTATCATTTAAAAGATCATCATATCGATATCAATCCCTTGATGTACGAAGAGTTTGACCTGGCCAATCTGCGCGGCGTCGTGTTGCATGAGCTCTGTCACTATCATCTGCATCTGGCTGGTCATGACTGTCACCATACTTCTGAATTCAAGGCGCTTTTAAAACGCGTCGGTGGTCTGCGCTATGCTCCAGCGGTTAGACAAACTGAGCAACGATTTAAGTGGCTCTATCAATGCAGCGGCTGCGGCATTCGGATTGGTCGCATGCGACGCTTTGACGTGCAGCGTTTTGTTTGTCGGCGCTGCGGCAGTCATTTTGAACTTTTAAACAAAAAATAG
- a CDS encoding glycoside hydrolase family 2 TIM barrel-domain containing protein, which produces MQADLKWLDDPQTFRVNQLPAHSDHQWYLDYAETGQQSSSFTQSLDGQWRFAFAKDPQNRIKEFYAPDYDVSQWDLIKVPSMIELNGYAQNQYTNIWYPWAGKIYRRPAYALSPDDLQVGSFSQGTDNTNGSYVKHFDLNESLRGKKVRVRFEGVERAMYVWLNGHFIGYAEDSFTPSEFDLTPYLKDTDNVLAVRVYKHSTASYLEDQDMFRFSGIFRSVKLLGQPKLHLEDLDLKPRVTDDFKTGIFNVDLKLQGQDGQVLIKVFDAQGNLVVDERKSAAERVAVHDIKVKDAHLWDNHHPYLYQLFVELRDQAGQLLEVVPYRFGFRRVEINADHVVLLNGQRLIINGVNRHEWNCRTGRCVTMADMEQDMATFKENNINAVRTCHYSDQIPWYYMCDQEGIYMMAENNLETHATWQKMGQDEPSFNVPGSIPQWKEVVVDRARTNYETFKNHTAILFWSLGNESYAGDNLAAMQKFYKDHDDSRLVHYEGVVHTPAYRDRISDFESWMYLPPKKVEEYLQNNPDKPFIECEYMHDMGNSDGGMGSYIELIDKYPQYVGGFIWDFIDQALLVHDEISGQDVMRYGGDFDDRHSDNEFSGDGLMFADRTPKPAMQEVRYYYGLHK; this is translated from the coding sequence ATGCAAGCAGATTTAAAATGGCTGGATGATCCACAGACGTTCCGGGTCAATCAGCTGCCAGCCCACAGTGATCATCAATGGTATCTTGATTATGCCGAAACTGGTCAGCAAAGCAGCAGCTTTACCCAGAGTTTGGATGGTCAGTGGCGTTTTGCCTTTGCCAAGGATCCGCAAAACCGCATTAAGGAATTTTATGCACCGGACTATGATGTCAGTCAATGGGATCTGATCAAGGTTCCCAGCATGATCGAATTAAACGGCTATGCTCAAAACCAATACACCAACATCTGGTATCCATGGGCCGGCAAGATCTATCGGCGCCCAGCCTATGCCTTGAGTCCTGATGATCTGCAGGTCGGCTCATTCAGTCAGGGAACTGATAACACCAATGGCTCATACGTCAAGCACTTTGATCTAAACGAATCACTGCGCGGAAAAAAAGTTCGTGTTCGGTTTGAGGGTGTTGAGCGCGCGATGTATGTCTGGCTGAACGGTCATTTCATCGGCTATGCAGAAGACAGCTTTACGCCCAGCGAGTTTGACCTGACGCCTTATTTGAAGGACACGGACAATGTTTTGGCAGTTCGCGTCTATAAGCACAGCACGGCTTCTTATCTGGAAGACCAAGACATGTTCCGTTTTTCTGGGATCTTTAGAAGCGTCAAGCTGTTAGGTCAGCCTAAGCTGCATTTGGAAGACTTGGATCTTAAGCCACGCGTAACTGATGACTTCAAAACCGGCATCTTTAACGTGGATCTAAAGCTGCAGGGACAAGATGGTCAGGTTTTGATCAAAGTCTTTGACGCCCAGGGCAATCTGGTCGTTGATGAAAGAAAATCGGCTGCTGAACGTGTTGCCGTACATGACATTAAAGTTAAGGATGCTCATCTCTGGGATAATCATCACCCATACCTCTACCAATTGTTTGTCGAGCTGCGCGATCAAGCCGGTCAGCTTTTAGAGGTCGTTCCTTATCGATTTGGCTTCCGGCGAGTGGAAATCAATGCTGATCACGTGGTTCTGCTTAATGGTCAGCGTTTGATCATCAACGGCGTCAACCGTCATGAATGGAACTGCCGGACGGGACGCTGCGTAACGATGGCCGACATGGAACAGGACATGGCCACGTTTAAAGAAAACAACATCAATGCCGTGCGAACCTGCCATTATTCAGACCAGATTCCTTGGTACTACATGTGTGATCAAGAAGGGATCTACATGATGGCTGAAAACAATCTGGAAACTCATGCAACCTGGCAGAAAATGGGACAAGACGAGCCTTCATTTAACGTGCCGGGCTCCATCCCGCAATGGAAAGAAGTCGTAGTTGATCGGGCCCGGACCAACTATGAAACGTTTAAGAACCATACCGCGATTTTATTCTGGTCGCTGGGCAACGAATCATATGCCGGCGATAATCTGGCAGCAATGCAGAAATTCTATAAAGATCATGACGACAGCCGCTTGGTTCACTATGAAGGCGTCGTGCACACGCCAGCCTATCGCGATCGGATTTCTGATTTTGAAAGCTGGATGTATCTGCCGCCAAAGAAGGTTGAGGAATATCTGCAGAATAATCCCGACAAGCCGTTTATTGAATGCGAGTACATGCACGACATGGGAAATTCAGACGGCGGCATGGGGTCATACATTGAATTGATCGACAAGTATCCGCAATACGTTGGCGGATTTATCTGGGACTTTATCGATCAGGCACTGCTGGTTCACGATGAGATCAGCGGTCAAGATGTAATGCGCTACGGCGGCGATTTTGATGACCGCCACAGTGACAATGAGTTTTCCGGTGATGGACTGATGTTTGCCGACCGGACGCCAAAGCCAGCAATGCAGGAGGTAAGATACTACTATGGACTGCACAAATAA
- a CDS encoding beta-galactosidase small subunit, with protein sequence MDCTNKIHVVYDDGLLGLNGQNYQYLFSYEKGGLESMRFNDKEWLYRPLYPTYWRATTDNDRGNGFNFKSAQWLGADLAPKCIKIDLTVDDRHFDQLPIAPLTNQFSNQEFAKQVKIEFTYETATNPSARVKLAYLIDARGKCRLTAHYFGQAGLPELPVFGVRLIMPTLATEFEYDGLSGETYPDRMAGGVKGTWHVKGVPVTPYLTPQEMGMHMQNAWLKIVRDQTQNNADHDQQPFALMIRQTEQPFNFSLLPYTASELENATHIEELPLKRRTVLVVAGAVRGVGGIDSWGADVEEQYHLPADRDYQFSFEIEPAIIE encoded by the coding sequence ATGGACTGCACAAATAAGATTCATGTCGTTTATGATGATGGCCTGTTGGGACTGAACGGTCAGAACTACCAATATCTGTTCAGCTACGAAAAGGGCGGTTTGGAGTCAATGCGTTTTAATGATAAGGAATGGCTGTATCGGCCGCTTTATCCAACCTATTGGCGAGCAACGACCGACAATGACCGCGGCAATGGCTTCAACTTTAAGAGTGCCCAATGGCTGGGAGCAGACTTGGCGCCTAAGTGTATCAAGATTGATCTGACCGTTGATGACCGTCACTTTGATCAGCTGCCGATTGCTCCGTTGACCAATCAGTTCAGTAATCAAGAGTTTGCAAAACAGGTTAAGATTGAGTTTACGTATGAGACGGCGACCAATCCTTCCGCTCGCGTCAAGTTAGCATATCTAATCGATGCCCGTGGCAAATGTCGTCTTACGGCTCATTATTTTGGCCAGGCCGGTCTGCCAGAGCTGCCCGTCTTTGGTGTACGGCTGATCATGCCAACGCTGGCCACCGAGTTTGAATACGATGGCTTGTCTGGTGAAACCTATCCTGATCGAATGGCTGGGGGCGTCAAGGGAACCTGGCACGTTAAAGGAGTTCCGGTGACGCCTTATCTGACGCCGCAGGAAATGGGGATGCACATGCAAAACGCGTGGCTGAAAATCGTGCGTGACCAGACCCAAAACAACGCGGACCATGATCAGCAGCCGTTTGCCCTGATGATCAGGCAGACCGAGCAGCCATTCAATTTCAGTCTGCTGCCATATACCGCATCAGAATTGGAAAACGCAACGCATATTGAGGAACTGCCGCTTAAACGCCGCACTGTTTTGGTAGTGGCAGGGGCCGTGCGTGGCGTCGGCGGAATCGACAGCTGGGGGGCCGACGTTGAGGAACAGTATCACCTGCCAGCTGATCGCGACTATCAGTTCAGTTTTGAAATTGAGCCGGCAATAATTGAATAG
- a CDS encoding AEC family transporter translates to MLSIFWSSLSGVLIILIMIAAGFVMNERHWFTPDSPKAISKIVTQVALPTYMISTITTKFTAAELKTLLPDLRYPVLSMLILFALSFAVARALAIKKSHIGLFSSMFFNSNTVFIGLPINLALFGARSVPYVLVYYMANTTFFWTLGVWLIQHDGMKEAKIDFKQALGKLFSPPLLGFMLAVVLVALHIRLPKFIISTCAYLGNLTIPMSMLFIGIVLSNAGLSKIRFTRDAWGILLGRFLLAPLLMTILVLPSNMPLMMKQVFILQAAMPVMTNAPVVSRMYHADYNYAAIMVTETTTLSIIVIPILMVAIKTLVH, encoded by the coding sequence ATGTTAAGCATATTCTGGTCAAGCCTGTCGGGAGTATTGATCATCTTAATCATGATTGCAGCTGGATTTGTCATGAATGAACGCCACTGGTTTACCCCCGACTCACCCAAGGCCATTTCAAAGATCGTTACTCAAGTTGCCTTGCCGACTTACATGATCAGTACGATTACAACCAAATTTACGGCGGCTGAGCTAAAGACGCTGTTGCCGGATCTGCGCTACCCGGTTTTATCGATGCTGATCCTGTTTGCATTGTCGTTTGCCGTCGCTAGAGCATTGGCTATCAAAAAGAGCCACATTGGTCTATTCAGTTCAATGTTTTTTAATTCCAATACGGTTTTTATTGGGCTGCCGATCAACCTGGCTTTGTTTGGCGCGCGTTCGGTTCCATACGTGCTGGTCTATTACATGGCCAATACGACTTTCTTTTGGACGCTGGGTGTTTGGCTGATTCAGCATGATGGTATGAAAGAAGCCAAGATTGATTTCAAGCAGGCGCTGGGCAAGCTGTTCTCGCCACCGCTGCTTGGCTTTATGCTGGCGGTAGTTCTGGTAGCTTTGCATATTCGGCTGCCTAAGTTCATCATCAGTACCTGCGCTTATCTGGGTAATTTAACGATTCCAATGTCAATGCTGTTTATCGGTATCGTGCTGTCCAATGCCGGGCTGTCAAAAATTCGTTTTACACGCGATGCCTGGGGAATTTTGCTGGGCCGGTTCTTGTTGGCGCCACTGCTGATGACGATTTTGGTGCTGCCGAGCAACATGCCGCTGATGATGAAACAGGTCTTTATTCTGCAGGCGGCAATGCCAGTCATGACTAATGCGCCGGTCGTTTCGCGAATGTATCATGCTGACTACAACTATGCTGCAATTATGGTAACTGAGACCACCACGCTTTCAATCATCGTGATTCCAATTTTAATGGTGGCAATTAAAACCTTGGTCCATTAG
- a CDS encoding 2,3-diphosphoglycerate-dependent phosphoglycerate mutase, with protein sequence MTATLVIVRHGQSQANKDNVFTGWSDAPLTKLGIQQGKQVGDQLAKLGLQFDDVHVSYMQRAIITANLILEKIDQLWLPIHKTWRLNERHYGALSGLNKDAVKKEVGAATLHQWRRGFLKRPPMLKKRTHERRYDRLGVKVPLSESLKMTQERLLPYWQDQIAPRLLDGRNQLIVAHGSSLRALIKYLDSIADDQIDQVEVPNGEPILYRFDDHLNIIEKKFITDGEQHVN encoded by the coding sequence ATGACGGCAACACTGGTAATCGTTAGACATGGTCAGAGTCAGGCCAATAAGGATAACGTTTTTACGGGATGGAGCGATGCACCGCTCACCAAATTGGGAATTCAGCAGGGCAAACAGGTTGGCGATCAATTGGCAAAATTAGGCCTGCAGTTTGATGATGTTCATGTTTCCTACATGCAGCGGGCAATTATTACGGCCAACTTGATTCTGGAAAAAATCGATCAGCTCTGGTTGCCGATTCATAAGACTTGGCGACTGAATGAGCGTCATTATGGAGCTTTAAGCGGCTTAAACAAGGACGCGGTTAAAAAAGAGGTCGGCGCGGCAACTTTGCATCAGTGGCGGCGCGGCTTTTTAAAACGACCGCCAATGCTTAAAAAACGCACCCATGAACGACGCTATGATCGTTTAGGGGTAAAGGTGCCGCTTAGCGAAAGCCTTAAGATGACCCAGGAGCGGCTGTTGCCATATTGGCAGGATCAGATCGCCCCACGACTTCTGGATGGCAGAAATCAGCTGATCGTTGCGCATGGCAGTTCGCTGCGAGCCTTGATCAAATATCTGGATTCGATTGCCGACGATCAGATCGATCAAGTAGAGGTGCCAAATGGTGAGCCGATTTTATACCGGTTTGACGATCACTTGAACATTATCGAGAAAAAATTTATTACGGATGGTGAACAGCATGTCAATTAA
- a CDS encoding alpha/beta hydrolase, translated as MSIKEISNNPTLAGQVRLIEDIVYSAADGEAQKMSILAPWTQRYKDLPQAKRPLLVFVQGSSWTTPTLGEKIPQLVQFVHAGYIVATVQHRSALDGHAFPAFLQDVKTAIRYLRAHAAEYQIDPDRVGIWGTSSGANAALLTALTPNDPRYETADYADQSDAVDAVISCFAPTDVADTFDFSKNVPGSDAMQFCLFGTDPTKWSAIKREMSPLYQVKDNQQYPPFLLMHGDADKTVPYHEMEDMYHELEKHHVAVEAYRVRGAVHERDFWSQQIYDIAREFLDRNVK; from the coding sequence ATGTCAATTAAAGAAATCTCCAACAATCCTACACTGGCCGGTCAAGTCAGACTGATTGAAGATATCGTCTATTCAGCAGCTGATGGCGAGGCACAGAAAATGTCGATTCTGGCACCATGGACGCAGCGCTACAAGGATTTACCGCAAGCCAAGCGACCACTGCTGGTTTTTGTTCAAGGCAGCTCTTGGACGACCCCGACTTTAGGTGAAAAGATTCCGCAATTAGTCCAGTTCGTCCATGCCGGCTATATCGTGGCAACCGTTCAGCATCGCAGCGCCTTGGATGGACATGCTTTTCCGGCGTTTTTACAGGATGTCAAGACTGCGATTCGCTATCTGCGAGCCCATGCTGCTGAATATCAAATTGATCCTGATCGGGTTGGCATCTGGGGAACCTCGTCTGGGGCCAACGCTGCACTTTTAACCGCGCTGACGCCGAATGATCCGCGTTATGAGACGGCTGACTATGCTGATCAGTCGGATGCCGTTGATGCCGTAATCAGCTGTTTTGCCCCAACGGACGTTGCTGATACGTTTGATTTTTCCAAAAACGTGCCCGGCTCGGATGCCATGCAGTTTTGTCTGTTTGGTACCGATCCAACAAAATGGTCAGCCATCAAGCGGGAAATGAGCCCATTATATCAAGTCAAGGATAATCAGCAATATCCGCCATTTCTGCTGATGCACGGGGATGCTGACAAGACTGTGCCATATCATGAAATGGAAGACATGTATCATGAGCTGGAAAAGCATCATGTCGCCGTTGAGGCCTACCGAGTGCGGGGTGCCGTTCATGAGCGCGACTTCTGGAGTCAGCAGATTTATGACATTGCCCGCGAGTTCTTGGATCGCAACGTTAAATAG
- a CDS encoding C1 family peptidase → MSFVINADQLKDFKQDYANRQETRILERTVAKNGVKAASFDWHAIADNDQHFSIDLATGDVADQKQSGRCWLFAALNTMRHNMQNRFNLPDDFELSQSYAFFWDKFEKANWFYENIIQTADLDIDDRKVAWLLDAPQSDGGQWDMLCALIEKYGVVPKSAQPETYNSSRSNEINAVLNNQLRHDAVILRRLVHDQASESQINATRKEMLNTVYRMLAYAFGEPVQTFDFEYRTKKDKQFHRDSNLTPVAFFDKYVGWDLSEYVSIIQAPTKDKAYHKTYTIEMLGNVVGGRQVKHLNLSMTELKELAVKQLQNGESVWFGSDVVKYSETKLGILALNTYGYEDLFDTKLTMNKADMLDYHQSMMDHAMVLTGVDLVDGKPAKWKVENSWGPKVGEKGYFVMSDEWMDQYVYQIVVNKKYLSDELKADQAQEPIVLKPWDPMGTLA, encoded by the coding sequence TTGAGTTTTGTCATTAATGCCGACCAACTGAAAGATTTCAAGCAAGACTATGCCAACCGTCAAGAGACTCGGATTCTTGAACGGACCGTCGCCAAAAACGGGGTCAAGGCCGCCAGCTTTGACTGGCATGCCATTGCCGACAATGACCAGCACTTTTCAATTGATCTGGCAACCGGTGACGTCGCCGATCAAAAACAGTCGGGACGCTGCTGGCTGTTTGCTGCTTTAAACACGATGCGTCACAACATGCAGAACCGTTTCAATCTGCCGGATGATTTCGAGTTGTCACAATCCTATGCCTTCTTCTGGGACAAGTTTGAAAAGGCCAACTGGTTTTATGAAAACATCATTCAGACTGCCGATCTGGATATTGACGATCGCAAGGTAGCCTGGCTTTTGGATGCACCCCAATCTGATGGTGGTCAATGGGACATGCTGTGTGCATTGATTGAAAAGTACGGGGTCGTACCTAAGTCGGCTCAGCCCGAAACCTACAATTCCAGCCGCTCAAACGAAATCAATGCTGTTTTGAACAATCAATTGCGTCATGATGCCGTAATTCTGCGTCGATTGGTTCATGACCAGGCCAGCGAATCCCAGATCAACGCCACGCGCAAAGAAATGCTCAACACCGTCTACCGCATGCTGGCATATGCTTTTGGCGAACCGGTACAGACCTTTGATTTTGAATATCGGACTAAAAAAGACAAGCAGTTCCATCGCGACAGCAATCTGACACCGGTAGCATTCTTTGATAAGTACGTTGGCTGGGATCTGAGCGAATACGTCTCCATCATTCAGGCACCAACCAAAGACAAGGCCTACCACAAGACCTACACGATCGAGATGCTGGGAAACGTGGTTGGTGGTCGTCAAGTCAAGCACTTAAACCTTTCAATGACGGAATTAAAGGAACTGGCCGTCAAGCAGCTGCAAAATGGCGAGAGCGTCTGGTTCGGCTCTGACGTTGTCAAATATTCCGAAACCAAGCTGGGAATTCTGGCTCTCAACACGTATGGCTATGAAGATCTGTTCGATACAAAACTGACCATGAATAAGGCTGACATGCTGGACTATCATCAGTCAATGATGGATCACGCCATGGTCTTGACCGGGGTTGATCTGGTCGATGGCAAGCCAGCCAAATGGAAGGTTGAGAATTCATGGGGACCAAAAGTCGGTGAAAAAGGCTACTTTGTCATGAGTGATGAGTGGATGGATCAATACGTCTACCAAATCGTCGTCAACAAAAAATATCTCAGTGATGAACTCAAGGCTGACCAGGCTCAAGAACCAATCGTCCTCAAGCCATGGGATCCAATGGGAACTTTAGCCTAA